The sequence CTGATGTGTTTAGTTATGGGACTTTGATCAATGGGCTCGGGAAAAGTGGGAACTTGTGTGATGCTTTGgaggtgtttgatgaaatggtTGAAAGAGGGGTTAGTCCTGATGTGATGTGCTATAATATTTTGATTGATGGGTTTTTCAGGAAAGGCGATAGTGTGAATGCTAATGAGATTTGGGATAGGCTGGTAAGGGACTCAGAGGTTTATCCTAATGTTGTTACTTATAATGTTATGATCGATGGTTTGTGCAAATGTGGGAAGTTCGATGAGAGTTTGGAAATATGGAATAGgatgaagaaaaatgacagAGGGCCTGATTTGTTTACTTGTAGTTCTTTGATTCAAAGGTTAAGTGAAGCAGGGAATGTAGATGGAGCTGAGAGAGTTTATAAAGAGATGGTTGGGAAAGGGCTATCACCGGATGTAATTGTCTATAATGCAATGCTCAATGGGTTCTGTCGAGCTGGGAAGGTCAAAGAGTGCTTTGAGTTGCGGGAGGTGATGGAGAAGCGCGGTTGTCATAATGTTGTGAGTTATAACATATTCATTAGAGGGTTGTTTGAAAACGGGAAGGTCGAAGAAGCAATTTCTGTCTGGGAACTAATGCATGAGAAGGGTTGTGTTGCAGATTCCACAACCTATGGAGTATTAATCCACGGACTGTGTAAGAATGGGTACTTGAACAAAGCTTTATGGATTTTAAAAGAGGGAGAAAATACAAGAGCTGACCTAGATGCCTTTGCTTATTCCTCAATGATTAATTGGTTATGCAAGGAAGGGAAACTAGATGAAGCAGCCAGGCTAGTTGGTCAGATGGATAAGTGTGGCTATGAACCGAATTCTCATGTTTGCAATGCATTGATATATGGGTTTATCCGAGCTTCCAAACTTGAAGatgccattttcttttttaggggAATGCGTACAAAATTTTGCTCTCCAAATGTCATCTCCTACAATACTCTCATAAATGGATTATGCAAAGCAAAAAGATTTAGTGACGCATATTTGTTTGTGAGGGAAATGCTGGAAGAAGGATGGAAGCCGGATGTGATCACATACAGCTTGTTAATGGATGGCCTTTGTCAAGACAGGAAGATTGACATGGCCCTCAACTTGTGGCATCAAGCTCTTGACAAGGGATCTGAGCCTGATGTAACTATGCATAACATTATAATTCATGGGCTTTGCTCTGCGGGCAAAGCTGAAGATGCTTTGCAGCTTTATTTTCAGATGGGGCGTTGGAACTGTGTTCCAAATCTTGTGACCTACAACACCTTGATGGAGGGGTTTTACAAAATTAGAGACTGTGAAAAGGCATCAGAAATTTGGGCCCGCATTTTTAAAGACGGGCTACAACCAGATATCATCTCCTATAATGTTACACTCAAAGGGTTTTGTTCATGCAGCAGAATATCAGATGCCATTAGGTTTTTAGAAAAGGCTTTGCATCTTGGAATTCTTCCAACTTCCATAACGTGGTACATACTTGTTAGGGCAGTGCTCAACAATGAGGCCACTTAGTACTCTTCTTGGGTATAAAGTAGCATGGAAATAATTCATCCCATGCATTGCTTCATCTGGTATTGTACGAGGATtctcttttcagattttgtttgGCAATATGCACAACGAAATATTCTTCACGCTGAACatgcttttcttttgaaagTGACATAAGGTATGAATGAATTGTATACTGTCTATATTTGTTTCTTGGGTGTGTTGCATACTCATTAATAGCTGTTCCCTGGTGCAGGTTGGATGCTGAGTTCTTTTATTGATCAGGTCACTATTTGGCAGAAGTGTGAGTTTTCCAGAATTTGGATTGCCAATCTTGCTCACCAGATTTTATTGTCTATAGCCAATCAGTTCTCAAATCTGGGTCTATATGCATTTTATTGCAGAGTAGTGGGTTTAAGAACATATAGAAGCTCATGtcgaaaaaattattaattaaaaaatcgTGAAGCATGTCTGGCatgaattataataattaaaagttCATGAAGCATCGTATATGGTAACTCAGTGCCATAGTTTTTGGTGATTGCAGTAATATCACCAAGATCACCTTTTGATGATGCAAAAGCAAAGTGGCTTGATGTATCAAACCCAAGCTGTGAGATTTGCTTGGGGTTATTTATCATGCTACATGTGTGCAGATGACAGTAGCGCAGGTCCTGATGCAGTTTGGATGCCAATTTCTTTTATCCATGCTGGATGAGACGTCAAGTCAGCATTTGGTACAAGTGTGACTTTCACACAATCTGTATCAACAACCTTCCTCACCGGACTTTAATGTCTGTAGCCAATCAGTTCTCAAttatggggtttttttttttttttttgggtcgaatCTCAATTATGGGTTAACATGCATTTAGTTGTACACTACTGGGTTTAATTTAAGAACATTTAGAAGGTCATATAGAAAaccatattaattaaaaaatctaAAGGCGTGCTTGGCATGATCCATTGTAACTAAAAGTTCATGAAGCATCATATATGTAACTCAGTTACATAGTTTTTGGTGATTGCAGTACATCACCAAGATCACCTTTTGATGATGCAAAAGCAAGGCTTGACGTATCAAACCCAAGTTGTAAGATTTACTTGGGTTTATTAATCATGCTATATTTGTGTAGCTGGGAAGTAGTGCTTTCTCCATTGATCAGGAAAAGCATGGTATATTTGTGTAGACCCAAGCTATGTTTATGTAAAATAGTTAAGGCTGAACATTTTACAGCATAATGTTTTTGCTTCATGAGTAGGACAAGCAtcaccttctttcttcctctgttttccCCTCTTCTGTTATTTCTGTTTCTGATAACATTTTCTGCTCATAGATGACCTGAGCAACCAAACCCACAAAAATTGCGCCGAGAACTGCAACTTTTCTCCAATCAGGCGTTGAAGTGATGAAGGATTCAACGATTTGTATGAGTAGCAGGCCAATCAGTGCAACATAAATGTTCCTCCTGGTTTCTGATCCTGCACTTTTTTTGGTAAGCTTCTTGATCTTCTTTGTTTCCTCCGTAGCATCCACTTTTTCCTTCGGTTTCCCCTGTGTCAGATTCTTAAAAAATAACCCTTCATTGCGTTCTTTGTCTATCTCACCTTCAAATGCTGCTAACTCGTTCTCATTTTTCTCCATCTCCTCAATGTTAATTCCTGCAGATTCCTCGAAGGCCTGCATGCGGCTGTTTATATTGTCCATAATCTGCTAATCACAAATGAATAAGAATTGGATTATCAACAGAATTGCATAGCAAGCCccctttttaaaaatcttttaATGCTATTTCTTGGACTAGGAACGTAAACAGACCCTGGTACTGGCTTCATCCAGGTCTTTGAGGGCGTCTTCTCCAATCTTGTCAAACTCAGCGGTGGcctcttctccaaatttggtAAGATATTCGGATCTTTCGTCTAAGTAATCAGTGAGACGGACTTTCTGAGCTTGAAGCATTGCTATCCTCACCAGCAGGTCCTGCTTGCGAGTATCTCCTTGTGGTGGGGAAGCTTCTGACTCAGAATCAGAATCACTGGACTTGCTGAAGCGCAAGATGGAATTCTTAGCGTTGGACAGTCTTCCTCTGTGTAAAATGTTATGCTTGGTGGTGGTGAAAGAGGTTTGAATGAGCTTGAGGCCAATCATCTTCTCTGCCTACAGTGTTGGCTTTGAGTTTGGATAAAGGAGAGGGAGAAAtagaaggagaaagagaaggataGATATTTTATATGTTGTTTTTAGGTCCTTCTGAGCCTCTCATGTGGTGTTACATTATCCATCAGTATAAATAGTTGTTTCTTACACATGAATGTTTCTTAAAATGTGGGTTTTTATCACCTAATtgtgtaaagaaaaagaatatattgTAAACCCAAAAGAATGTCCTGATGGGCTGGAACAGCAGTCCCTGTGCATGAGGTGAAAAttgtattcaatttttttaggcTTATATACTGTTTCACACTTGGAACTTGATCTCACTCTCACTTAACCACCTGTAACTCAAACTTCCTCATTTTACCCCTTGAATCTctaaaaattattgaaattttctcactttaccACTTCCTTTCACAAAATCGTAAAGTGTGCTCAGGTGGCATGGGCATTCTAGTAATTTTAGCCCCtctatcttctctctctctctctctcatcctctcCCCAGATCCAACCCCACACGCACCTAACTCCCTTCCCTCTCTCTgcctctcttttctctcccATCCTATCCTCAGACCTTACCCCCAGCACTCCTTCATCACACCCCAACCCTTccatcttctttcttctctatgcctctttctctcactctcactctctctatCGAGAGAAGATGGGGAGTGGTTGTCGAGGagatttataagaaaaaaaaagggtgactttggaaaaaaccaaaggagagagaaaatttttaaaagaagccaaaatggataaaattgcccttatttattttttgatttcataaagaatcctttacatttgcatgtctttagtttgaaagttgagaggtttttctgtcttttttgaaaaagctttggctttttccaaaagtgaaagtttttttatgggcaaaacctaaatttactaaaaaaaattgagtggTGGTGGTTTGGGTGTGTTAAGTAATTCCATGGAAAGTTAAGTCTGGGGTGGGGGTTTGCCCTAGGgaggggagaggagagaagaaagaggcagagagagagagagagataaaaagaGAGGTCATTTAACGCTAAAATGAGACGGCGTTGAGTGAGAGCGAGCTCTAGGGGGTGAAACAGTAAATAAGCCTCAATttgttatatttataataaatgcaagcaatagtctaaattattctaaatgAATCAATCTATGAAGATGAGGATTCGAACTTGAATGTAAAGGGGCAGACACACTCCCTGACCAACTGGCCTAACCCGCAAGGTGAAAATTGTATTCATAATCAAGCTAATACAACTCCAGAAGtagatttgtttcttttactAATTTGAACAAAATCTGCTtataaattgaaaacaaaagcgAAATCTGCTTACAAAgaaataattgacacaaaacaTGATGGATTAATTGCCCTAAAATCtagcaattaaaaaaaataaaaaaacaccaGTAGTCTATTTTGAAATTAACACACAAATTCCCAAACAATATTTTCAACTAACAACATTAAAATGAcaaccacaaaaaaagaagaagggaaattcactattataccaaatatagaggccaaattataaaaatactctatattaaatgaattttagaaacacaatcaaagccatttacaatataacaaaaagcttttaacttcttataaattacaaaactgccatcaatttctcaaaacaagcataaccccaaaatctcataaaaatacccaaaacactcaatagggcatcaaaataatttaataatcaatattaaattcaataaggccagctgtcatttttttggtttgtttatagaaattcaattgtgtaggatttttttataatattagtacTAAAAATgagtatatcactaaatatctcaaaaaataaaaaaataaaaaaaacaagagaagaagaaaaagaaactacaATGGCAGACCAGCAATAAGATTCACAAGCGCCAGTCTCCTCCTAGTGCCTTTCTGCTGTAACCTCTATGAGTTCGTCTGCCCCGTCACCTTCTTGTAAGTATACCACTTAGCAATCCACAGATACACAAAGAAGTTGATGATGCTGAGGGCAGCCAAGAGCCAGTAAAAATAGTCAAGATGGCCTCTGTTCAAGTTATCTGGGATCCAACCCAGGTGCCCATTTCTTGTGGTAACTTTAGTTACCACAGTAACAAGCAGAGTACTGAGGTAATTCCCCAAAGCAACTGTGGTAAGTGAGAGAGCAGAGCACAAGCTTCTCATGGCGTCAGGTGCCTGGTCATAGAAAAACTCCAACTGTCCAATGAAAGTGAACACTTCTGCACATCCAATGATGAAATATTGAGGAACTTGCCAGAAAATTGACATGGGTATATACTCAAGGTCATAATAATTGTTCTTCCTCACAATGCCAAGCCTAGCAACTTCCAAAAGCCCAGCAACAACCATGGAAAATATGGACAAGCCAAGGCCAATGCCCATCCTTTGCAGCTGGGTGAACCCTCTTTCATGGCCAGTGAACCGCCTTGCCAATTTGACAATGACTTGGTCATATATAGGAGCCCAGAAAATGACACTGACTGTGTCAAAGAGGGAGAGGGAAGCTGATGGGATCTTGAAGTTTGGGCCCATGTGTTGGTCCATTGTGTTGCCTTGCAGCACAAACATTGTGCTCATTTGACTGTATACTGCAGCAAAGACTATCCCAGATGCCCAAATCGGAAGCAATCTGATAATGGACTTTAGCTCCTCTACTTGAGTCACTGTGCAGAGCCTCCATGGATTTGGCAAGTCCTTGGCATGGTCAGTTTCTGATTCCACAGCAGCCTTGTCGAAGAACCTGAAATTCGACCAATATTATGTCGAGGCATAATCAAACAAACTTAAAGATTGAATATGgttttaaaatgaaaacttaTCTGTAGCTTACTGAAATTCTAGCTGTGTGAGCTTACCTTAGCTTGTCTGTGTGCTCAAGCTTGCGGCTTCCTTGGATATTACACTCCTCATCTGGAGTCTCATAGAGAAGAGACTTGTCAGTTGGAACTTTTACATTGCATTTCCTGATGGATGCAACAATGACCTGAATAATCCTTGTGAGGGGACTCCCTCCTGGTTTTTGAAGACGGTATAACTTGCtgccaaagaaaaagaacacaacAGCAATGGCCATTGCAACTGCTGGGATTCCGAACCCCCAGTTCCATCCCACAGTCATTTGTATCCAGACCAAAACTGTGGAAGCAATAAGTGCACCAATATTGATTGACAAGTAAAACCAATTGAAGAAtgagctcttcttcttcctctcagTCTCATCAGTTTCATCAAATTGATCTGCACCGAAGGATGAAACGCATGGCTTGATTCCACCAGTGCCAAGTGCAATCATGTACAGTGCTACAAAGCAGGCTGCTCTCTGTGATGATGTTGCCTGGCAACCAGATTTATCGCACTGCGGTTTTAGTCCTTTGATAGAGGCAGTGAGTGTTAAGAAAGTCATCCCCTACAAAAACAGAACAATTCTTCAATAAATAACCTCTTggagaagaacaaaaatcTATATTAAAATCAATTGGTCTAAATGTAGCCAAAACAGCAAACAATAACAAACCCATAGCGAAAAGTTTGATTGTGGCTAGAGAGTATGGCCAAGAATGAAACATCAGCATGGTTTGACAAAACACAGATGAAAGTTATGGTTTTTATGTCAAATTGGATAACATGTGCACTAAAAGGCTTGACAGTAAAGTATAAACTTATCACTATATCCATTTCAAACTTTCATGTCCCATATTCTGAGAGGAGAAGAGTTTTTATTTGGACCAAACTTACAAGGGCATAAATAACTGAAAAGATGGCAATTGTCCAATATCTTCCCAAGTATGCATCAGCTAGGAAGGCTCCTATCAATGGAGTGGCGTAGCACGTCCCGGACCAATTAGTAACAGTGGTTGATGCAGCGACATTTCCCATGCTGAGATGTTTCCCAAGATAGTTCACTAGATTGGTACTCATTCCATAGTATGCCAATCTTTCACAGCATTCATTTCCTGCAACAGAATTATGTAGTGATCAATATAAGCCCTACAGAGTACCATGAAGGGGATaataaacagaaaagaaatgaATAACAAATAAAGCCATACCAAGAATAAAGCCGCATGCTCTCCAATTTCCAGTCTTCTTCTTGTTAGCAGGATTTTTATGGATGTCCACAGTCCCATCGTTGGTATAATTATCATCTTCCCCCATAGTGTGCTGCAGATTAGCTATCTTCCAAGTTCCAGGCCTTGTTTTTCTTAGTATCTAAAACCAAAGACACCTACAAAATCGCATCATCATGTACACGCTAGATAAGAGCAATCATGAGAATTTTGAAAGTGAAAGCATTGGCTTGGATATATTCCACTCATTTGATAATGCTTAGGTTGGTTGCTGAAAAGCAAGTTAGGAATTATATGGCCAAACTCAAATCTAGATTCTCAAAATATGTAATTCGGAGCACGAATACTTCACCAAACACTTGAACATATAACAGAGCACATGTATGCGCTATATAACCAAACCTTACAGGCCATCTATCTATTTTGCTGACATGGATAATAAGTATAATTCAAGCAGCCTGTCACATGAAAACTCACATTTGTTTTTGCTTACGAGTCGAAAAAGAGCTTAAATTGctaattatttataatttgaaaGACAAGGGATTATGAACTCTAACATGGCACAAATTATGAACTCTAATAATGGGACACTCACAACAACTGGTCCACCAAGAATAAAATGTTCTTGAGCAGAATCTGCACAACACATaagatgtatatatatatatatactaagcGCAATTTAGCAAACTAGTTTTCTTTATCTCCAATAACTGGAGCCTCCCATCATCAAAGAATCCACAAACCCTATTTTATCAATCAAAATCCCATtctctcaaccaaaaaaaagaaagaaaaatcaatcaaaattcCATAAACACAAATAAGCAAAAGTTAAGTAAAGCCTAAGCAAtgtcatcatcaccatcatgaAAGTCAAAATCAGTTTGTTCAAGAGAAGGACAAACTCcacaacccaaaaaattaataaagaaaaCCAAGAAAGACAATGGCACACACAGAGGATTTCTTTTCCACGCTGTTAATTAAGTCAAGCCTCAAACTTCCATTCTAAAACATTTCATGAACAACAGAGGCAAAAGCAAACCACTCAATAGCAACCTTCACACTTATTGTAGATCAAAACAAGCAAGTTGGGACATCAGAATTTGAACCAACAAGAGACTTTCTAAGAAATATGAATCTTTGACATGAAtggctgagagagagagagagagagagagagagagagagagagaatgagtaatataaacaaaaaagtacTGATCAAATGTGCAGACATGTCACATACCTTTGGAGTGAAAatcaaaagagagaaagagagaggaaaaaaagagagtagaTTTTTTATGGGCGTTAAGGGTGATTAGGGCTAATGAGTTTTATATGGGGGATTACAATGCGAGCGAAACAAGGAAAATGAGTCCGGTTCCTGCTCCTACACATTCAAGAGCCACtaaattttatagaaaaatagtCAGATATGAATATGATTTTTAGTACTACCCGTTTACGTAGCATTTATTTGACAaggatttcatttgtttgtttgtttttcttttgaaaatagGGCATATCGCGTGGATGAATGGTAGCCGTTGATCAATATAAAACCACAAATCATTGACTCACGTGGACAACTGCGATTAGCATGGCGACCCCTTAAACTGCTtattgatgaaaaaaaaaagaagtcaaaTGATCAGCAAGGGATGGCAATTAAATCACCATGCTGCCTTTGGAACATTTGGCAGAGGAGGAAAATTTTTGGCTGCCCACAACCGTCAAGAAGCAAAATCTTATGAATGAGGCTGGAACTTGGTAGGTAAAGATGCTTCGATAATTTTCCTTGCCAGACTCAAAGTGCGGTTGTGGTTGTGAACAGCTAACTTTCCATATGTGATTATGAGTCCTTGTGGTACGGAAATAGATTGATGTGATtcattggaaatttttttctagTCTGGGAAAATTTGACAATGACATTGTGTAATTATTTCATGCTTTGTGGTATACCTACGTCACAGCTTTTCTACAGATTCGTGCAAGTCTCATCTTAAAAAGGCAATCTTTATTTATTGCACCTTATGTGGGATTTTGATATTTCTAAACCAATAAATATATGAACATAGGTGatacattttaatttttaaaaggcaatttctgaaaaaaataattagagaATTTAATGGGCCTAACATAAAAAATACCTGAATTTAATTTGTAATCCCAGAAGTTTAGCATAAATAAATCTTAAAATTGTTGACATTTTAGGTTAACCTTGTACCTGGACTCTTTACTGGAACTATTATATATTGAAAATCTCATTTTCTTAGCAAAAGTGGAAACAAAGAAATCCACTTGACAGCACAATCCTACTCTAATTGAAATCGAACGGTAAAGATTTTCTAGTCATGTGAAAGCATGCTGGTGAAAGACACATGCCCTCTACAGCTTTCCTTTATTCAAAAATTTTCTTAAATCGAAGACGTGCAACGCAATGTTTGACGGTAACATCATGTAGCATAATGACAGTGGTAccataagaaaaatgaaataattagAAAAACTCAATGGTACtttataagaaaaatgaaataattagAAAAACTCAATGGTACTTTATAAGAAAAATGGAAGATCACTATCAAAATGGATCCTTGTTAGATAAACAGCTCAATGATTGGGCACCACTGCCCTCTTGTAAGTGTACCATCTAGCAACCAAAAGATAGAACAATAAATTCATCACACTCAAGCAAGCCAAAAGCCAGAAAAAGTAGTGAAGGTGACCATAATTCAAGTTATCTGGTATCCAGCCAGCCTTGCCATCTCTGGTGCTCACATCAGTCACAATATTGACAAGCATGGTGCTCAAATAGCTGCCCAAAGCAGCAGTTGTGAGAGAAAGAGCAGAGCACAAGCTCCTCATGGCATCAGGAGCCTGCTCATAAAAAAACTCCAATTGCCCAATGAAGGTGAAAACTTCAGCACACCCAATGATAAAATACTGTGGAACCTGCCAAAAAATGGACATGGGCATGTGCTTGAGGTCATAATAATTGTGCTTTCTCACTTCATTTAGTCTCACAAGCTCCAAAGTCCCTGCAGCCAACATGGCAAAAATGGAGATTACAAGCCCAATTGCTATTCTCTGGAGTTGGGTGAAGccattgtttctttttgtgaattttctcACAAATGGAACTATCAAACGGTCATAAACAGGAACCCAGAAGATGACACTGATTGTGTCAAAGAGGGAGAGTGAGGCAGATGGGATTTCAAAGGATTTGGTGACGTGGAGGTCCATTGTGTTGCCTTGGAGCACAAACAATGTCCCCATTTGACTGTAGACTGCTGAGAAGATTATGCCAGTTGCCCATATGGGAAGCAACCTTACAAGGGACTTGAGCTCCTCAACTTGGGTCACAGTGCAGAGTCTCCATGCCATCACTAAGCCTTTGATTTTATCTGATAGAGTCTCGACCGCGGCCTTATCCAAGAAACTACAAAAGTTATTAGCAATGTAAGTTTGATAAGAGAACATTTTCTATTGTTTTATTACGTGGAAAGTTAGCTTTCAAAAGTAACAAAGTCATGATTCTTTGTTACAAACTTACAATTTACCTTAACTCTTTTGTATGATCAAGCTTTCGGCTTCCTTTGACTACAGATTCCTCATCAGCAGTTTCATACAACAGAGACTTGTCACCAGGAACTTTGACTCTGAATTTCCTGAAGGATGCAACAAACACTTGACAAATGCGAGTCAGGGGACTCCCACCAGGCCTCTGGTTTCGATACAACCGGGTACCCGAAAAGAAGCTCACAACAGCAAGTGCCATGGCCACAGCTGGGATGCCAAAGCCCCAACTCCATCCAACGTTTGTTTGTATCCACACAAGCACAGAGGAAGCCACAAGGGCACCAATGTTGATTGAGAAATAGAACCAGTTGAAGAAGGATcccttgttctttttctcAGCCTCATCAGAGTCATCAAATTGGTCTGCCCCAAATGATGAGACACAAGGCTTTATGCCTCCAGTTCCAAGTGCTGTGAGGTAAAGCCCCATAAAAAACACCCCTGCTTGTAACCCTGTTGGATGACACACATTGTTTGTGTCACAGGGAGGTTTTAGTCCTTGAAGTGATGCAGATAAGGTCAACAATGTCATTCCCTGCAACAAATTATGGATTTTTGATCATATGGAAaatggattttttatttatggacCAACAAGAATTTTAGTATATAGTTTTGACAGAGAAATTGACTTACAAAAACATAGATGATGGAGAAGGCAGCAATTGTCCAGTATCTTCCTAAGTATGCAACAGCTAGAAATGCTCCAAGCAATGGGGTCACATAGCAAGTGCCTGACCAATTTGTGACATTATTGACAGCAACCACATTCCTCTGGTTCAGTTGAAACTTGAGGTAATTAACCAGATTTGTGTTGATCCCATAGTAAGCCAATCTTTCACAGCATTCATTTCCTGTTCATCAAAAGCCAAAGATTGTAATTAAGCATTTGTTATTCTcataattcaaacaaaaatattaattaaggggGTTTAATTACCTAGAATATAAGGGCAAGCTTTCCATGTTCCTGTGTTCTTCTTGATTGCAGGCCTGTTTTGGTAATCTGTTGTTCCATCCTTGGTATgaatgtcttcttcttccattaATAATCTTTCTATCTCACTCATATGaagtttttctctctcttgtgtGCCTCACTTTTATTTTAGTGAGAGAAAGCTTGAGCTCAAGGGAGTTCTTCTATATGCTCTACAACAAGCAGTTTTATATGAATTCATGGTGCACTGCATATTGACGACATATGGCACGCAATTCAAACGGACCCTTGAAAAGAATGTAACCTATAAATGTAGTGCACTTGTGTCGTTTTCAGCTGTGGAGGTGACATTTAGGTATGATCGGAAATTGGACTGCTAAATGTATTCAAATTAAGATGACCCTATCGGCAGCAGCAGCGTTTCATTAAATGGTAGGCACATTCAAGTTCAGTTTTCCTGGCACACTTTTTGAGGCATACAACTTGACAGAATTACCACAAGTTGCATAATGTATGTCTCTCTCATCAGGTAATTAGTAATAGAGGTCGCATGTGGTATGTGCAACATGAACGATTGCATGGGGCCCCCaacattatattattatataaatacttGTTTTAACTTAAAgattaaatacttttttggccaTTGAATTTTACTGAAATTTCAattctctgtctctctctctcttccaatcCGAATAATTTCTTATAGTCTTACTCTCTAAATCTCTTCAACTTTTTTCTCCCTCTATCTCAATCATAATTGATGATAATTAGTAATTTGGGGGTTGTATTCAATTGTGATTTTAATGGATTGTTTTAAAGCTCAAAAGTACAGAGGTatttaattaggatttttaagtaatcaattaaaatatggtggtattcaattaggatttttaaataatcaatACAAGTCCGGTGATATTCAATTAAGAGTTTTAAAGAGTGATGCTAAacgaaccttaaaattaactgaataCACCATATAATCTAAGTTaaccctaatattttaatcaaaatgtaaaattaactaagtacaccttatttatgacaggacccgatcccaattccactttggaattcgaaccaagccctttgtgtgtccgacatctggcaactgtcgggcacagatgaccattttacccttcctgttacAGTTACTATGAAAACTTCCCTtggacttctgccgaaaattcggcagagtctcccctgtattttgaccaaacccaaatttttccacctgtcaaacaatcgatataatccacaccaactgccagaatagaataaccaagtattcaccagctccagttttccactaaaacgagatatcagagcattttctaaagtttacagggtttcaaggatttttccacaaaactctacttgatttggtggcgcggaagctaggaatggcccggtggtggatcctgcgcacttctatggcctgggggcgaaaaacaggttgaaaatgtgagtggacaaaaaataatgttcttgaaaacaatttataaccataatacccccattta comes from Prunus dulcis chromosome 6, ALMONDv2, whole genome shotgun sequence and encodes:
- the LOC117632128 gene encoding protein NRT1/ PTR FAMILY 8.1-like — its product is MSEIERLLMEEEDIHTKDGTTDYQNRPAIKKNTGTWKACPYILGNECCERLAYYGINTNLVNYLKFQLNQRNVVAVNNVTNWSGTCYVTPLLGAFLAVAYLGRYWTIAAFSIIYVFGMTLLTLSASLQGLKPPCDTNNVCHPTGLQAGVFFMGLYLTALGTGGIKPCVSSFGADQFDDSDEAEKKNKGSFFNWFYFSINIGALVASSVLVWIQTNVGWSWGFGIPAVAMALAVVSFFSGTRLYRNQRPGGSPLTRICQVFVASFRKFRVKVPGDKSLLYETADEESVVKGSRKLDHTKELSFLDKAAVETLSDKIKGLVMAWRLCTVTQVEELKSLVRLLPIWATGIIFSAVYSQMGTLFVLQGNTMDLHVTKSFEIPSASLSLFDTISVIFWVPVYDRLIVPFVRKFTKRNNGFTQLQRIAIGLVISIFAMLAAGTLELVRLNEVRKHNYYDLKHMPMSIFWQVPQYFIIGCAEVFTFIGQLEFFYEQAPDAMRSLCSALSLTTAALGSYLSTMLVNIVTDVSTRDGKAGWIPDNLNYGHLHYFFWLLACLSVMNLLFYLLVARWYTYKRAVVPNH